A window of Streptomyces sp. DG1A-41 contains these coding sequences:
- the guaB gene encoding IMP dehydrogenase, protein MTANVDGVPEKFATLGLTYDDVLLLPGASEVLPNAVDTSSRISRNVRVNIPLLSAAMDKVTESRMAIAMARQGGVGVLHRNLSVEDQVNQVDLVKRSESGMVTDPITVHPDATLAEADALCAKFRISGVPVTDPAGKLLGIVTNRDMAFETDRTRQVREVMTPMPLVTGKVGISGADAMELLRRHKIEKLPLVDDAGVLKGLITVKDFVKAEQYPNAAKDAEGRLIVGAAVGASPEALERAQALAEAGVDFLVVDTSHGHNSNALSWMSKIKSSVGVDVIGGNVATRDGAQALIDAGVDGIKVGVGPGSICTTRVVAGIGVPQVTAIYEASLAARPAGVPLIGDGGLQYSGDIGKALAAGADTVMLGSLLAGCEESPGELQFINGKQFKSYRGMGSLGAMQSRGQGRSYSKDRYFQAEVASDDKLVPEGIEGQVPYRGPLANVLHQLVGGLRQTMGYVGAATIEEMETKGRFVRITSAGLKESHPHDIQMTVEAPNYSRSK, encoded by the coding sequence ATGACTGCCAACGTCGACGGCGTGCCCGAGAAATTCGCGACACTCGGGCTGACCTACGACGACGTGCTGCTGCTGCCGGGTGCATCCGAGGTGCTCCCCAACGCGGTCGACACCTCGTCCCGCATCTCCCGCAACGTCCGGGTGAACATCCCGCTGCTCTCCGCGGCGATGGACAAGGTCACCGAGTCCCGCATGGCGATCGCCATGGCCCGCCAGGGCGGCGTCGGCGTGCTGCACCGCAACCTCTCCGTCGAGGACCAGGTCAACCAGGTCGACCTGGTGAAGCGCTCCGAGTCCGGCATGGTCACCGACCCCATCACGGTGCACCCGGACGCGACGCTGGCCGAGGCCGACGCCCTGTGCGCCAAGTTCCGCATCAGCGGCGTCCCCGTCACCGACCCGGCCGGCAAGCTGCTCGGCATCGTCACCAACCGTGACATGGCCTTCGAGACCGACCGCACCCGTCAGGTGCGCGAGGTCATGACCCCGATGCCGCTGGTCACCGGCAAGGTCGGCATCTCCGGCGCCGACGCCATGGAACTGCTGCGCCGCCACAAGATCGAGAAGCTTCCCCTGGTCGACGACGCGGGCGTGCTCAAGGGCCTCATCACGGTCAAGGACTTCGTCAAGGCCGAGCAGTACCCCAACGCCGCGAAGGACGCCGAGGGCCGCCTGATCGTCGGTGCCGCCGTCGGCGCCAGCCCCGAGGCGCTCGAGCGGGCCCAGGCGCTGGCCGAGGCCGGGGTGGACTTCCTGGTCGTCGACACCTCGCACGGCCACAACAGCAACGCCCTGAGCTGGATGTCGAAGATCAAGTCGAGCGTCGGCGTCGACGTGATCGGCGGCAACGTCGCCACCCGCGACGGCGCCCAGGCGCTGATCGACGCCGGCGTCGACGGCATCAAGGTGGGCGTGGGCCCCGGCTCGATCTGCACCACGCGCGTGGTCGCCGGCATCGGTGTCCCCCAGGTCACGGCCATCTACGAGGCGTCCCTCGCGGCCCGCCCGGCGGGCGTCCCGCTGATCGGCGACGGCGGTCTGCAGTACTCCGGCGACATCGGCAAGGCCCTGGCCGCCGGCGCCGACACGGTGATGCTGGGCAGCCTCCTCGCCGGCTGTGAGGAGTCGCCGGGCGAGCTGCAGTTCATCAACGGCAAGCAGTTCAAGTCCTACCGCGGGATGGGCTCGCTCGGCGCGATGCAGTCCCGGGGCCAGGGCCGGTCGTACTCGAAGGACCGCTACTTCCAGGCCGAGGTGGCCTCCGACGACAAGCTCGTGCCCGAGGGCATCGAGGGCCAGGTGCCCTACCGCGGCCCGCTGGCCAACGTGCTGCACCAGCTCGTCGGCGGTCTGCGCCAGACCATGGGCTACGTGGGCGCCGCCACCATCGAGGAGATGGAGACCAAGGGCCGCTTCGTCCGGATCACCTCGGCGGGCCTCAAGGAGAGCCACCCGCACGACATCCAGATGACGGTCGAGGCGCCGAACTACAGCCGTAGCAAGTGA
- a CDS encoding response regulator transcription factor — MTSVLVCDDSPLAREALRRAVATVPGVERVTTAANGEEVLRRWGADRSDLILMDVRMPGLGGVETVRRLLSADPGARIIMLTVAEDLDGVALAVAAGARGYLHKDASRAELRATVTQALADPTWRLAPRRLRSAEMGAAPTLTAREIQVLEGMSHGRSNAEIGRELFLSEDTVKTHARRLFKKLGASDRAHAVALGFRWGLVR; from the coding sequence ATGACTTCCGTCCTCGTCTGCGACGACTCCCCGCTTGCCCGAGAGGCGCTCCGTCGCGCGGTCGCAACCGTGCCCGGCGTAGAGCGCGTGACGACGGCGGCCAACGGCGAGGAAGTCCTCCGCCGCTGGGGGGCCGACCGCTCGGACCTGATTCTGATGGACGTACGCATGCCCGGTCTGGGTGGCGTCGAGACGGTCCGGCGGCTGCTGTCCGCCGACCCCGGTGCGCGCATCATCATGCTCACCGTCGCCGAGGACCTGGACGGCGTGGCCCTCGCGGTCGCCGCCGGTGCCCGCGGCTATCTGCACAAGGACGCCTCCCGCGCGGAGCTCCGCGCGACGGTGACGCAGGCACTGGCCGACCCGACCTGGCGGCTCGCCCCGCGCCGGCTGCGCTCGGCCGAGATGGGCGCCGCGCCGACGCTCACGGCGCGTGAGATCCAGGTTCTCGAAGGCATGAGCCACGGCCGCTCGAACGCGGAGATCGGCCGCGAGCTGTTCCTCTCCGAGGACACCGTCAAGACGCACGCCCGGCGCCTGTTCAAGAAGCTCGGCGCCTCGGACCGGGCCCACGCCGTGGCGCTCGGCTTCCGGTGGGGTCTGGTGCGCTAG
- a CDS encoding nucleotide sugar dehydrogenase — MPADLAVIGLGPYGLPLAQAAVAAGVATIGYRTGPEAGSLSPAEQRRMLSGGFRPTTNAAELGRVRTAVICAPTPRGADGGLDLSQLEAAARTLAAHLRPHTTVILESPVYPGTTEAILRPLLEEGSGLRAGRDFHLAYSPSRVDPGNRDFTPANTPKVIGGLTPACTESAAAFYGRLTDKVVRARGPREAETVQLLETNYRHVNIALVNEMAVLCHDLGVDLWDVVRCAETKPFGFQAFRPGPGVGGHAVPQDLTAHGGRTLRMVELAQQVNSRMPGYVVQRAATLLNEHGKSARGARVLLLGVTYKPDLADLHGTPAQEIALRLMELGASVSYHDPHVPAWSVLDRPVPRVDSLYEAVADADLTILLQQHRTYDLQGLSVKAQLLLDTRGAAPTGAAHRL; from the coding sequence ATGCCCGCAGATCTCGCCGTCATCGGACTCGGCCCTTACGGCCTGCCCCTGGCTCAGGCCGCCGTCGCCGCCGGCGTCGCCACCATCGGCTACCGGACCGGCCCCGAGGCCGGCTCGCTCAGCCCCGCCGAACAGCGCCGGATGCTCTCGGGGGGCTTCCGCCCGACCACGAACGCCGCCGAACTCGGCCGGGTGCGCACCGCGGTCATCTGCGCACCGACCCCGCGGGGCGCGGACGGCGGACTGGACCTGAGCCAGCTGGAGGCGGCCGCCCGCACCCTGGCCGCCCACCTGCGCCCGCACACCACTGTGATCCTGGAGTCACCTGTGTACCCAGGGACGACAGAGGCAATCCTGCGCCCCCTCCTCGAAGAGGGATCGGGTCTGCGCGCGGGACGCGACTTCCACCTCGCCTACTCCCCCAGCCGCGTCGACCCCGGCAACCGCGACTTCACCCCCGCCAACACCCCCAAGGTCATCGGCGGCCTCACCCCGGCCTGCACGGAGTCGGCCGCCGCCTTCTACGGACGGCTCACCGACAAGGTGGTACGCGCGCGTGGACCCCGCGAGGCGGAGACCGTGCAGCTCCTGGAGACCAACTACCGGCACGTCAACATCGCCCTCGTCAACGAGATGGCCGTCCTCTGCCACGACCTGGGCGTCGACCTGTGGGACGTCGTCCGCTGTGCGGAGACCAAGCCGTTCGGCTTCCAGGCCTTCCGCCCCGGCCCCGGCGTCGGCGGCCACGCCGTCCCGCAGGACCTGACCGCCCACGGCGGCCGCACCCTGCGCATGGTGGAACTGGCCCAGCAGGTCAACAGCCGGATGCCCGGCTACGTCGTCCAGCGCGCCGCCACGCTCCTCAACGAGCACGGCAAGTCGGCCCGCGGCGCACGTGTGCTGCTCCTGGGCGTCACCTACAAGCCCGACCTCGCCGACCTGCACGGCACCCCCGCGCAGGAGATCGCCCTGCGCCTGATGGAACTGGGCGCCTCGGTCAGCTACCACGACCCGCACGTCCCCGCCTGGAGCGTCCTGGACCGCCCCGTCCCCCGCGTGGACTCCCTCTACGAGGCGGTCGCCGACGCGGACCTGACCATCCTCCTCCAGCAGCACCGCACGTACGACCTGCAAGGCCTGTCGGTGAAGGCACAGCTGCTGCTGGACACGCGGGGGGCGGCGCCTACGGGGGCGGCTCATCGGTTGTGA
- a CDS encoding sigma-70 family RNA polymerase sigma factor, producing MRDDEAVNAQGAIGALVHRAVDGDEQATHDLLAHVHPLALRYCRTRLSRLPGDARHFVEDLAQEVCVAVLLALPRYRDTGRPFEAFVFAIAAHKVADLQRAAMRHPGSTAVPSDEMPERPDDSLGPEERALLSSDAEWAKKLLANLPENQRELLLLRIAVGLTAEETGQMLGMSPGAVRVAQHRALSRLRALAEQ from the coding sequence ATGCGCGACGACGAGGCGGTCAATGCCCAAGGGGCGATCGGCGCGCTCGTCCACCGCGCCGTCGACGGGGACGAGCAGGCCACGCACGACCTGCTCGCGCATGTCCACCCCCTGGCCCTGCGCTACTGCCGCACCCGTCTGTCCCGCCTCCCGGGCGACGCCCGGCACTTCGTGGAGGACCTCGCCCAGGAGGTCTGCGTGGCGGTGCTCCTCGCACTGCCCCGCTACCGGGACACCGGGCGCCCTTTCGAGGCCTTCGTCTTCGCGATCGCCGCGCACAAGGTCGCCGACCTCCAGCGCGCGGCGATGCGGCACCCGGGCTCGACGGCCGTCCCCTCGGACGAGATGCCCGAGCGGCCCGACGACTCCCTGGGTCCGGAGGAGCGGGCGCTGCTGAGCAGCGATGCCGAATGGGCCAAGAAGCTGCTGGCCAACCTCCCGGAGAACCAGCGGGAGCTGCTGCTGCTGCGGATCGCGGTGGGGTTGACGGCGGAGGAGACGGGTCAGATGTTGGGAATGTCACCCGGCGCGGTCCGTGTGGCCCAGCACCGGGCCCTGAGCAGGCTGAGGGCGCTCGCCGAGCAGTAG
- a CDS encoding LysR family transcriptional regulator, producing MIEARHLRVLRAVAATGSFSAAGRELGCTQPAVSQQMKALEASVGTPVLIRTGREMRLTQAGEALVRHAAGILAGLTAAEEEVAAIAGLRAGRVRLVSFPSGSSTLVPTALAALRDAHPGTRVFLEEAEPPASVGMLREGDCDVALAFRYEGAAGAEEWEDLVVRPLLTDRLVALVPERHRLAGAESVAIGELAREPWIAGCPRCRGQLVEVCAAAGFTPRIDFATDDYPAVAGLVGAGLGVAVLPQLAVESVRPRGVRAVTLEPAVRREIVALTLPDLAQVPAVAATLDQLARAGHR from the coding sequence GTGATCGAAGCTCGTCATCTCCGCGTACTGCGCGCCGTCGCGGCCACCGGCTCCTTCTCCGCCGCGGGCCGCGAACTGGGCTGCACCCAGCCCGCCGTCAGTCAGCAGATGAAGGCCCTGGAAGCCTCCGTCGGCACTCCTGTGCTGATCCGCACGGGCCGCGAGATGCGCCTGACCCAGGCCGGCGAGGCGCTGGTGCGGCACGCCGCCGGGATCCTCGCCGGGCTCACGGCCGCGGAGGAGGAGGTCGCCGCCATCGCCGGGCTGCGGGCGGGGCGGGTCCGGCTCGTCTCCTTCCCCAGCGGCAGCTCCACCCTCGTGCCGACGGCCCTCGCAGCGCTGCGCGACGCGCACCCCGGCACCCGGGTCTTCCTCGAGGAGGCCGAACCGCCCGCGTCCGTCGGCATGCTGCGCGAGGGCGACTGCGACGTGGCGCTCGCCTTCCGCTACGAGGGGGCGGCGGGTGCCGAGGAGTGGGAGGACCTCGTCGTACGGCCGCTGCTGACGGACCGGCTCGTCGCGCTCGTGCCGGAGCGGCACCGGCTCGCGGGCGCGGAGTCCGTCGCCATCGGCGAGCTCGCGCGGGAGCCGTGGATCGCGGGCTGCCCGCGCTGCCGCGGCCAGCTGGTCGAGGTGTGCGCGGCGGCCGGCTTCACTCCGCGCATCGACTTCGCGACCGACGACTACCCGGCGGTCGCCGGCCTGGTCGGCGCCGGTCTGGGCGTGGCCGTGCTGCCCCAGCTGGCCGTCGAGTCCGTACGGCCCCGGGGGGTACGGGCCGTGACGCTGGAACCGGCGGTGCGCCGGGAGATCGTCGCGCTCACCCTGCCCGACCTCGCACAGGTCCCGGCGGTGGCGGCGACGCTCGACCAACTGGCACGGGCGGGCCACCGCTAG
- a CDS encoding GuaB3 family IMP dehydrogenase-related protein: MTEIEIGRGKRGRRAYAFDDIAVVPSRRTRDPKEVSIAWQIDAYRFELPFLAAPMDSVVSPATAIRIGELGGLGVLNLEGLWTRYEDPQPLLDEIAELPADAATRRLQEIYAAPIKEELIGARIKEVRDSGVVTAAALSPQRTAQFSKAVVDAGVDLFVIRGTTVSAEHVSGSHEPLNLKQFIYELDVPVIVGGCATYTAALHLMRTGAAGVLVGFGGGAAHTTRNVLGIQVPMATAVADVAAARRDYMDESGGRYVHVIADGGVGWSGDLPKAIACGADAVMMGSPLARATDGPGKGNHWGMEAVNEELPRGQKVDLGTVGTLEEILTGPSHTPDGSMNLFGALRRAMATTGYSELKEFQRVEVTVADSQHRR; this comes from the coding sequence GTGACTGAGATCGAGATCGGGCGCGGCAAGCGCGGCCGCCGGGCGTACGCCTTCGACGACATCGCCGTCGTCCCCAGCCGCCGTACGCGGGACCCGAAGGAGGTCTCGATCGCCTGGCAGATCGACGCCTACCGCTTCGAGCTGCCGTTCCTGGCCGCTCCCATGGACTCGGTCGTCTCCCCGGCCACCGCCATCCGCATCGGCGAGCTCGGCGGCCTGGGCGTGCTGAACCTCGAAGGTCTGTGGACGCGGTACGAGGACCCGCAGCCGCTGCTCGACGAGATCGCCGAGCTGCCCGCCGACGCGGCGACCCGGCGCCTTCAGGAGATCTACGCCGCGCCCATCAAGGAGGAGCTGATCGGCGCGCGGATCAAGGAGGTGCGCGACTCGGGCGTGGTCACGGCCGCCGCGCTCTCCCCGCAGCGCACGGCCCAGTTCTCCAAGGCCGTCGTCGACGCGGGCGTGGACCTCTTCGTCATCCGCGGTACGACGGTCTCGGCGGAGCACGTCTCCGGTTCGCACGAGCCGCTGAACCTGAAGCAGTTCATCTACGAGCTGGACGTCCCGGTGATCGTCGGCGGCTGCGCCACGTACACCGCGGCCCTGCACCTGATGCGCACGGGCGCGGCGGGCGTGCTGGTCGGCTTCGGCGGCGGCGCCGCGCACACCACGCGCAACGTGCTGGGCATCCAGGTCCCGATGGCCACCGCGGTCGCCGACGTGGCCGCGGCCCGCCGCGACTACATGGACGAGTCCGGCGGCCGGTACGTGCACGTGATCGCGGACGGCGGTGTCGGCTGGTCCGGTGACCTGCCCAAGGCGATCGCCTGCGGCGCCGACGCGGTCATGATGGGCTCCCCGCTCGCCCGCGCGACCGACGGCCCGGGCAAGGGCAACCACTGGGGCATGGAGGCCGTGAACGAGGAGCTGCCGCGCGGCCAGAAGGTCGACCTCGGCACGGTCGGCACCCTCGAGGAGATCCTCACCGGCCCGTCCCACACCCCCGACGGTTCGATGAACCTCTTCGGTGCGCTGCGGCGGGCGATGGCCACGACCGGGTACAGCGAGCTGAAGGAGTTCCAGCGGGTCGAGGTGACGGTGGCGGACTCGCAGCACCGGCGGTAG
- a CDS encoding ester cyclase, with product MTFVQLIECRTSRLDEMNRLMDTWVEQTKGKRTATHSVVAKDRADASHIVEIVEFPSYEEAMRNSELPETDRIFQEMVALCDETPTFTDLDVVRDEQLNSATARRFFELAPGQGAAPAFNDVFIEGYHDHDPANAQDVIGLDAVRREVEVWRGGFDFSFTIDDQLAQGDRVCTRWTFHGRHKGDFLGIPPTGKDVTMTGTTIHRCTPDGKLAEGWWQYDRLGLMQQLGALEPLEL from the coding sequence ATGACCTTCGTACAGCTCATCGAATGCAGGACCAGCCGGCTCGACGAGATGAACCGGCTGATGGACACGTGGGTCGAGCAGACCAAGGGGAAGCGGACCGCTACGCACAGTGTGGTGGCGAAGGACCGGGCCGACGCCTCGCACATCGTCGAGATCGTGGAGTTCCCGTCGTACGAGGAGGCGATGCGGAACTCCGAGCTCCCGGAGACCGACCGGATCTTCCAGGAGATGGTGGCGCTCTGCGACGAGACGCCGACGTTCACGGACCTGGACGTGGTGCGGGACGAGCAGCTGAACTCGGCCACCGCGCGCAGGTTCTTCGAGCTGGCGCCCGGGCAGGGTGCGGCGCCCGCGTTCAACGACGTGTTCATCGAGGGCTACCACGACCACGATCCAGCCAATGCGCAGGACGTCATCGGGCTGGACGCGGTGCGGCGCGAGGTGGAGGTGTGGCGGGGCGGGTTCGACTTCTCGTTCACGATCGACGACCAGCTCGCCCAGGGAGACCGGGTCTGCACCCGGTGGACCTTCCACGGCAGGCACAAGGGCGACTTCCTCGGGATCCCGCCGACCGGGAAGGACGTCACCATGACCGGGACGACCATCCACCGCTGCACGCCGGACGGCAAGCTCGCCGAGGGCTGGTGGCAGTACGACCGGCTGGGGCTGATGCAGCAGCTCGGGGCGCTGGAGCCACTGGAGTTGTGA
- a CDS encoding MOSC domain-containing protein translates to MKLLSVNLGRATAVPYTDNPEGVTGIDKQPVDGPVRVSAPGPKGVGGSGLAGDAVCKLEHHGGDDQAVYAMAREDLDAWERELGRPLAHGAFGENLTTEGLDVTGARIGERWRVGPAVVLEVTCGRIPCRTFQGHLGEKQWVKRFTQRGAPGAYLRVIEPGEIRAGDPVELVRRPEHDVTVALQFRAVTTERTLLPRLLAAGEALHPESLRAAREYVAKHGA, encoded by the coding sequence ATGAAGCTTCTGTCAGTGAATCTGGGCCGTGCCACAGCTGTGCCGTACACGGACAACCCGGAGGGTGTGACCGGCATCGACAAACAGCCGGTGGACGGGCCGGTGCGGGTGTCGGCGCCCGGGCCCAAGGGCGTCGGCGGGAGCGGGCTGGCCGGGGACGCGGTGTGCAAGCTGGAGCACCACGGCGGCGACGACCAGGCGGTCTACGCGATGGCGCGCGAGGACCTGGACGCATGGGAGCGCGAGCTGGGCCGGCCGCTGGCGCACGGGGCTTTCGGCGAGAACCTCACGACCGAGGGCCTCGACGTCACCGGGGCGCGGATCGGCGAGCGCTGGCGCGTCGGGCCCGCGGTGGTGCTGGAGGTGACCTGCGGGAGGATCCCGTGCCGCACGTTCCAGGGCCATCTGGGCGAGAAGCAGTGGGTGAAGCGGTTCACGCAGCGGGGCGCGCCCGGGGCGTATCTGCGGGTGATCGAGCCCGGTGAGATACGGGCGGGCGACCCCGTCGAGCTCGTGCGCCGGCCGGAGCACGACGTGACGGTGGCCCTCCAGTTCCGGGCGGTGACCACCGAGCGGACGCTGCTGCCGCGGCTGCTGGCGGCGGGCGAGGCGCTGCACCCGGAGTCGCTGAGGGCGGCACGGGAGTACGTGGCCAAGCACGGAGCCTGA
- a CDS encoding WhiB family transcriptional regulator, with translation MADFSRLPGPNADLWDWQLLAACRGVDSSLFFHPEGERGAARSARENSAKEVCMRCPVRAECAAHALAVREPYGVWGGLTEDEREELMGRARNRLVSASASGGHAASNN, from the coding sequence ATGGCAGATTTCTCCCGCCTTCCCGGACCGAACGCGGACCTGTGGGACTGGCAGCTGCTGGCTGCCTGTCGCGGTGTGGACAGCTCGCTCTTCTTCCATCCGGAGGGCGAGCGCGGTGCGGCTCGGAGCGCTCGCGAGAACTCGGCCAAAGAGGTCTGCATGAGGTGCCCTGTGCGTGCCGAGTGCGCCGCCCACGCACTGGCGGTGCGTGAACCGTACGGCGTGTGGGGCGGCCTGACCGAGGACGAGCGGGAAGAGCTGATGGGGCGGGCGCGCAACCGGCTGGTGTCGGCGTCGGCATCCGGCGGGCACGCCGCCTCGAACAATTGA
- a CDS encoding SDR family oxidoreductase: MTTALITGSTAGIGAAFARRLAADGHNLVLVARDTKRLREQATELHDRHGIEAEVLTADLAEDKGIESVADRLGDRKNPVDLLINNAGFANKGRYLDVPMADELRMLKVHCEAVLRLTSAATEAMRERGRGGVVNVASVAAFVPRGTYGASKAWVVQFSQGAARDLAGSGVRLMALCPGFVRTEFHERAGMGTDNIPGWMWLDADKLVAAALHDLARGKTLSIPDPRYKALMGAAKLVPRGMLGAVSSRTGRKYGPR, translated from the coding sequence ATGACAACGGCTCTGATTACGGGATCGACGGCAGGCATCGGGGCCGCGTTCGCGCGGCGACTGGCGGCGGACGGGCACAACCTCGTGCTGGTGGCCCGCGACACCAAACGGCTCCGGGAGCAGGCGACCGAGCTGCACGACCGGCACGGCATCGAGGCGGAGGTACTGACGGCCGACCTCGCCGAGGACAAGGGCATCGAGTCGGTGGCCGACCGGCTGGGCGACCGCAAGAACCCCGTCGACCTGCTGATCAACAACGCCGGCTTCGCCAACAAGGGCCGCTATCTCGACGTCCCCATGGCCGATGAGCTGCGGATGCTGAAGGTGCACTGCGAGGCGGTGCTGCGGCTGACGTCGGCGGCGACGGAGGCCATGAGGGAGCGCGGCCGCGGCGGGGTCGTGAATGTCGCGTCGGTGGCCGCGTTCGTCCCGCGGGGGACCTACGGCGCGTCCAAGGCCTGGGTCGTGCAGTTCTCCCAGGGCGCCGCGCGCGACCTGGCCGGCAGCGGCGTACGGCTCATGGCGCTCTGTCCCGGCTTCGTGCGCACCGAGTTCCACGAGCGGGCCGGCATGGGCACGGACAACATCCCGGGCTGGATGTGGCTCGACGCGGACAAGCTGGTGGCGGCGGCACTGCACGACCTGGCACGCGGCAAGACGCTGTCCATCCCGGACCCGCGCTACAAGGCGCTGATGGGGGCGGCGAAGCTGGTGCCGCGCGGGATGCTCGGGGCTGTCTCGTCCAGGACGGGGCGGAAGTACGGGCCGCGGTAG
- a CDS encoding glycerol-3-phosphate dehydrogenase/oxidase — translation MRTAILGPAQRAESLASMAERELDVLVVGAGVVGAGTAFDAATRGLSTGLIEARDWASGTSSRSSKLIHGGLRYLEMLDFALVREALKERGLLLERLAPHLVKPVPFLYPLQHKGWERLYAGSGVAMYDAMSMARGHGRGLPMHRHLTRSHALRVAPCLKKDALVGALQYYDAQMDDARYVATLVRTAVAYGAKAANRARVTGFLREGERVVGAKVQDVEAGGEYEIRAKQVVNATGVWTDDTQAMVGERGQFHVRASKGIHLVVPRDRIHSTTGLILRTEKSVLFVIPWGRHWIVGTTDTDWDLDKAHPAASSADIDYLLEHVNSVLAVPLTRDDVQGVYAGLRPLLAGESDATSKLSREHTVAHPVPGLVVVAGGKYTTYRVMAKDAVDAAVHGLDMRVAECVTEDVPLLGAEGYRALWNARARIAVRTGLHVVRVEHLLNRYGTLAEEILALIAENPSLGEPLPAADDYLRAEIVYAASHEGARHLDDVLTRRTRISIETFDRGTRSAREAAELMAPVLGWDKDQIEREVQHYEKRVEAERESQRQPDDLTADAARLGAPDIVPL, via the coding sequence GTGAGGACAGCGATACTCGGGCCGGCGCAGCGCGCCGAGTCACTCGCATCTATGGCCGAGCGCGAACTGGACGTGCTGGTGGTGGGCGCAGGCGTGGTCGGTGCGGGCACCGCCTTCGACGCGGCGACCCGGGGCCTGTCCACGGGACTGATCGAGGCGCGTGACTGGGCGTCCGGCACCTCCAGTCGGTCCAGCAAGCTGATCCACGGCGGCCTGCGCTACCTGGAGATGCTCGACTTCGCGCTCGTACGGGAGGCCCTGAAGGAGCGCGGCCTGCTGCTGGAGCGGCTCGCACCGCATCTGGTGAAGCCCGTGCCGTTCCTGTACCCCTTGCAGCACAAGGGCTGGGAGCGCCTGTACGCCGGGTCGGGCGTCGCGATGTACGACGCCATGTCCATGGCCCGAGGTCATGGCCGGGGCCTGCCGATGCACCGCCATCTGACCCGCTCTCACGCCCTGCGCGTCGCGCCCTGCTTGAAGAAGGACGCGCTGGTCGGGGCGCTCCAGTACTACGACGCCCAGATGGACGACGCCCGCTACGTGGCGACCCTGGTGCGTACGGCGGTGGCGTACGGCGCGAAGGCCGCCAACCGCGCACGCGTGACGGGCTTCCTGCGCGAGGGCGAGCGGGTCGTCGGAGCGAAGGTGCAGGACGTCGAGGCGGGCGGGGAGTACGAGATCCGCGCCAAACAGGTCGTCAACGCGACCGGCGTGTGGACGGACGACACACAGGCGATGGTCGGGGAGCGCGGTCAGTTCCACGTACGGGCGTCCAAGGGCATCCACCTGGTCGTACCGCGCGACCGGATCCACTCCACGACCGGCCTGATCCTGCGCACGGAGAAGTCCGTGCTGTTCGTCATCCCCTGGGGCCGGCACTGGATCGTCGGGACGACGGACACCGACTGGGACCTGGACAAGGCCCATCCGGCCGCGTCCAGCGCGGACATCGACTACCTGCTGGAGCACGTGAACTCGGTGCTCGCGGTGCCGCTCACCAGGGACGACGTCCAGGGCGTGTACGCGGGCCTGCGGCCGCTGCTCGCGGGCGAGTCGGACGCCACCAGCAAGCTGTCGCGCGAGCACACCGTGGCGCATCCGGTGCCCGGGCTCGTCGTCGTGGCGGGCGGCAAGTACACCACCTACCGGGTCATGGCCAAGGACGCGGTGGACGCGGCGGTGCACGGGCTCGACATGCGCGTCGCCGAGTGCGTCACCGAGGACGTGCCGCTGCTGGGCGCCGAGGGCTACCGGGCGCTGTGGAACGCGCGGGCGCGGATCGCGGTCCGGACCGGACTCCATGTGGTGCGGGTGGAACACCTGCTGAACCGGTACGGCACGCTGGCCGAGGAGATCCTCGCCCTCATCGCCGAGAACCCGTCGCTGGGCGAGCCCTTGCCGGCGGCCGACGACTATCTGCGCGCCGAGATCGTGTACGCGGCCTCGCACGAGGGGGCGCGGCACCTGGACGACGTGCTGACCCGGCGGACGCGCATCTCCATCGAGACCTTCGACCGGGGCACGCGCAGCGCACGCGAAGCCGCCGAGCTGATGGCGCCGGTCCTCGGCTGGGACAAGGACCAGATCGAGCGCGAGGTCCAGCACTACGAGAAGCGGGTGGAGGCGGAGCGGGAGTCGCAGCGGCAGCCGGACGACCTGACGGCGGACGCGGCGCGGCTGGGCGCGCCGGACATCGTGCCGCTGTAG